Genomic segment of Gigantopelta aegis isolate Gae_Host chromosome 10, Gae_host_genome, whole genome shotgun sequence:
TGATATTAGTCTTGGCTAATACTATCTTATTGATACACTTTTCATTGGAGGCCACCACATGTACACTAATACTATCTTATTGATAAACTTTTCAATGGAGGCCACCACATGTACACTAATACTATCTTATTGATACACTTTTCATTGGAGGCAACCACATGTACACTAATACTATCTTATTGATACACTTTTCAATGGAGGCCACCACATGTACACTAATACTATCTTATTGATACACTTTTCATTGGAGACCACCACATGTACACTAATACTATCTTATTGATACACTTTTCATTGGAGGCCACCACATGTACACTAATACTATCTTATTGATACACTTTTCAAAGGAGGCCACCACATGTACACTAATACTATCTTATTGATACAGTTTTCGTTGGAGGCAACCACATGTACACTAATACTATCTTATTGATACACTTTTCATTGGAGGCCACCACATGTACACTAATACTATCTTATTGATACACTTTTCATTGGAGGCCACCACATGTACACTAATACTATCTTATTGATACCCTTTTCATTGGAGGCAACCACATGTACACTAATACTGTTTTATTGATAAACGTTTCATTGGAGGCTACCACATGTACACTAATACTGTCTTATTGATACACTTTTCAATGGAGGCCACCACATGTACACTAATACTGTCTTATTGATACACTTTTCAATGGAGGCCACCACATGTACACGAATAGTGTCTTATTGATAGACTTTTCAATGGAGGCCACCACATGTACACTAATAGTGTCTTATTGATACACTTTTCATTGGAGGCCACCACATGTACACTAATACTGTCTTATTGATACACTTTTCAATGGAGGCCACCACATGTACACTAATAGTGTCTTATTGATACACATTTCATTGGAGGCCACCACATGTACACTAATACTATCTTATTGATATACTTTTCATTGGTGGCCATTGTCAAGGCTCTGCCGAAAAACTTAATTAGACTTATATGCATATTCTTAACCTGCAGAGTCTTAGCTTCAATGTGgtgtaaacattattaaaatatattgatttttgacagagtttgaGCAAAACATGTTTGGTGATATATAAGATaattatttagagaataactaacgagctacgaggaattatgaattatctgtcccgagtgaatgaatgttgcaaacccgagcctttggcgagggtgttacaacattcattcacgagggacagataattcgtaactcctcgtagcgagttggttattctctttattacccattgtcaattttaactgatttttaatgtaaaaattcctctgctgTCTACAACAaggccatcagccattacgtcatataatcttacgcgcattacatgacgtaatgtaagtgacgtcatagcattaacgacgttctttttacagccaaatgtttacagtacaaaataatacaactgtatttgcatttgaaaataataatttttatatgttactaaagccgctgcttatgaaaatataccatttagtgtttacgaaacaaatgagtccattttttttttgtaagtgTGTGTAGAttgtataacgtatgtgtaatctgactcatgaatggaaacattatatgaatgaaagtgaagttccggccatagcaagcaaccaaccaaacgtcgtgatttttaagccagccaatcagtggctgtagaagcaatctgcacactgtgcagagatcaaaaaaatattaccccgtatattttagcccatatgggtaataatttgaGATAATGGTCGCCAAAGATAAGGTGCTCGATTTTGGTCACTTGTATGAAAACAGCATAGCAACAATATACTTAAACTAAAGGTGCAGCTCTCAAATTGTGCACACATTAAGCTTAATTCATAAAGTATATGAATAAAAagattttatattgttaaatacaataatattaaataatttactacatagtaaaacaaaaatagttgaaATCATTTTGCAAAATTATGAGCTATATAATCTCTAAATTATACATAAAGCAGGAAAATCCAATATAGTAAATTTCTAAGATAATAAGCAAACACAATATACAGAGTGaaaccattattattataaattttagatatttttaacattctGATTCCAGAGATAATCCATTGaaggtttgtgttttttgtcctctattttttttttttttttttgagagggggggggggggggggggggggtggggtggggtgagggttgttgggtttttttgtcctttttattttagtgtgtgtgtcttttttttttttttacttgaaataaataacatcattttcCAAAAGTTACATCCAAGGTCACTCAGGAACAAATTTTGGTATCAAATTCCATCCTCGTAATCGTGATAGTCCACATCCCAGGAATAATCGGAAATTACATTTATCCACTGATTAACCAAATTACATTTATCCACTGATTAACCAAATTACATTTATCCACTGATTAACCAAATTACATTTATCCACTGATTAACCAAATTACATTTATCCACTGATTAACCAAATTGGTTCCACTTAAATTTAGATTGTTCAGCTCACTGAAAGCTCTTGTAAGCAGtacgtctttttttttttacttgcttTAAAATCatcaaaaagtaaaataactaaTTGGAATGTTAGATAAATTCACATTTAAATATTGCTCTTCAAACAAAAACCGTAGAAACAtccatcttttttttcttcctttgtaGTTTCCTTCGACGAAACACTGTAAGCTTGAATGCTTCAATTACCCAGAAAGCCGCAATGACCTTGTCAGTGACCAATCAACTGGTTAAGATGTCTGCCTATTAACAAACTGATTTGCGTATGGTCAATTTTTTATTCCTATTGGCTTACAGCTAAGTCATACCAATACATCACTGAAAGGATGTTGTAGAGgaattatttttgtgtaatttgataccaaatatgaAGCTATTCACCAAACAGCTACCGTGATTCAAGCGGGGACGATGAACAAAGAATGGCCTAATTCGGACCATTGTTTTGACTTTCTGAATAATAACACCGactaaaaattgtaataaaaagtatttagAAGTTGTTATGTTAAACAAGTGTAATTTGAAATGATAACTTAAACATGCAGGTACTATTTTCACCAGGTAGTGTATTTTTTCACTAATTGCCTCTTTACGAAAAATCAGCGACATGCGACTGATTTCACCAGAGCGGGTCACATAGTTTAGGTCCATAAAGCTCCCAATAGGTCCTTAGTTTTTCACACATTATGCCAGACCCTCACCTCACCTCATGCTGTCTTATTTCTAGcaggcattttttaaaaacatttttagcaggacatatttttttcgcttgcaactttaaaaaaaagaacagtaggacatacatgtagtttacttCCTGTTTTGAGCCTTGGTGTCTGTTACCTTGTAATATACACTGACCAACTGTGTGTAGACatcatcacacacacaacaaagaCTTAAACTGTGAACATTGTAATGCTTTCTATGCTTCATTAAGACAACCGTGTATAAATAGAGATATACTGTTAACGACATTCATAAAGACATATTAAGAGGACATGAAAATTTTGTCATAGACATGCTAACgatgacaaatatattacacACGTTATACATATTAACAATGTCAAATGCTATACATGTTAACAATGTCAAATGTTACACATGTTAACAGTGTCATTACATATAACAATGGCTTTGAGAAAATAGCCATTTAAACtttatattgtgtgtttgttCATGCATgtgtttaattaaatgttttctaatGATAATGTTGTTTTCTTGCTTTGTTTTAGAACCTTGTATCTCCTTTTTGGATTGGAAGTCGAGATTAAATTCAGCAGAAGAGTGTTTTCCACCCTATAGTTATGGTGCTGAAGAATCTCGTTCTTACACTGAAAACTGGGAAACTGAAACAACTGACAAAGAGATAACAAAGTGGACATATCAGTCTGGATCTAGCTTAGACACCCTTCCAATCATGGGAAGACTCGACACCTATCCTGGTGGGGGGTATATTCTTCAGTTACCCAGAAATCCCTTCAAGGCACGAGATCTTATAGAAAAAGTTAAACACACAAAGTGGATTGATCAACAGACGCGGGTGGTGTTTGTGGAATTCACTCTCTTCAACCCAAATGTCCAGCTGTTCACTGTAGTGGTGCTGATGTTTGAATACTCCAACACTGGTTTCGTCTTTCCCTACCATCTGATTTACACGGCTAACTTCTATCACTACCAGAATGAATTTGAGACCTTTGTTGCCGTTGTTGAGATCCTCTTTGTTATatatctgtttatttttacttatGCTGAAGTAAAAAAATTCCTTAAAATGAGATGCCTTGACTACTTCAACGAGCCATGGACTTTTGTGGAACTAACCATTTTGTGTTTAACATACTCCATTATTGCTCTGTTTGTTAATCGGCTTCTTGTGTGTAATAATCTGATGGAAACTTTTTCAGACTCTTTTGAGAAGTTTGCTAATTTTCACACTGCTGCATTTTATGATTCCTTACTGAGATACGTTATGGCAACTTTAATCTTATTAGTAATTCTCAAGTTCTTCAAACTGCTTCGTTTCAATGTAAGATTGTCCATGCTTGCACAAACACTTCATTCCGCAAGAGGAAGTCTGATCGCATATTCGTTTGTTCTGTTTGGATTTGCCATGGCATTTGCTATATTTGCTGTTCTCGTGTTTGGCACTACGCTTGAAGGGTACAGAAATTTTCCAAGGACAGTTATAACTATGTTCCTTTTTATAATGGGCAAGCCCGATTACTATGGTCTTTATGAAGGCAATGCTTTTTTTGgtccattgtttttctttctctttataTTGACATTTCAGTTTCTGTTGTTGCAGTATTTCATTACTCTTCTCATGGATTCATTTCATACTATCAGGATTCAGATTGCCTCAGTAAAACCTGAGGTTCACGTGGTTCAGTACGTTCTCAGGAAACTTCGTTTGATAACGATGCTTGATTCACAAAAAAGGCACGAAAAAACGTAAAATTGTTGAAGATTTCTAAAACCTGGTTGTTAACTGTGTCAGCCATATTTCGTCTTGATCTGtaacgttttaaaaataacagcaGGACATAGTTTACTTCCTGTTTTGAGCCTTGGTGTCTGTTACCTTGTAATAAACACTGAACAACTGTGTGTAGACAtcttcacacacacaacaaagaCTTAAACAGTGAACATCGTAATGCTTTCTATGCTTCATTAAGACAACCGTGTATAAATAGAGATATACTGTTAACAACATTCATAAAGACATATTAAGAGGACATGAAAATTTGTCATCGACATGCTATACATGTTAACAATGTCATTACATATAACAATGGCTTTGGGAAAATAGCCATTTAAACtttatattgtgtgtttgttCATGCATGTGtttaattaaatgctttctgaTGATAATGTTGCTTCCTTGCTTTGTTTTAGGACGTTGTATCTCCTTTTTGGATTTGAAGTCAATACTAAATTCATTAGAAGAGTGTTTTCCACCCTATAGTCATGGTGCAGAAGAATGTCATTCTTACACAACAAATTGGGAAAATGAAACGACTAAAGAAGAGATAACAATGTTGACATATCAGTCTGGATCTAAATTAGACACCCTTCCAATTATGTGAAGACTCGACACCTATCCTGGTGGGGGATATATTATTCACTTTCCAATTATGTGAAGACTCGACACCTATCCTGGTGGGGGATATATTATTCACTTTC
This window contains:
- the LOC121383975 gene encoding polycystic kidney disease protein 1-like 2; this translates as MYVAYFVAVTTSLICSYFVMLYGLKYGYNESVAWFISFCTSFFQSALVTEPIKVLAVAFLLTMIFRQSMMYDSGKQHQTTDEQEELHMQDDYMESSAHYIAPMSHRFLKNIRTRIIMDQRSWEILVEILLYFTFVAIVFLVVLGHSDVKESYSVTKSIENTYIRTFENNRTAYFYEVTDSHTMWGYLNDTFLGNVNLGSSPLSNTVSFLVGRSRLRQIRIRKEPCISFLDWKSRLNSAEECFPPYSYGAEESRSYTENWETETTDKEITKWTYQSGSSLDTLPIMGRLDTYPGGGYILQLPRNPFKARDLIEKVKHTKWIDQQTRVVFVEFTLFNPNVQLFTVVVLMFEYSNTGFVFPYHLIYTANFYHYQNEFETFVAVVEILFVIYLFIFTYAEVKKFLKMRCLDYFNEPWTFVELTILCLTYSIIALFVNRLLVCNNLMETFSDSFEKFANFHTAAFYDSLLRYVMATLILLVILKFFKLLRFNVRLSMLAQTLHSARGSLIAYSFVLFGFAMAFAIFAVLVFGTTLEGYRNFPRTVITMFLFIMGKPDYYGLYEGNAFFGPLFFFLFILTFQFLLLQYFITLLMDSFHTIRIQIASVKPEVHVVQYVLRKLRLITMLDSQKRHEKT